The genomic DNA CGACCGCCGGCGCGTCACCTTCGTCGGCTACTGGCGCCGGGGCCTGACGGAGGAACAACTCCGCGAGCAGGGCTGACGACCGCACGCATGGGGCCTCAGTGACGGCAGTCACGCACAGGCATGCGCGCGAGTGGAGCGACTTAGGTTAGGCTCACCTAAGTTGATCGCGAGCTCCGGCCCGCCTCAGCCCGCCTCTCTCGGCCCGTCCCCAACCGGAGGACCCCCGCATGCGTTCGCACCTGCTCAACGACACCACCGCGGAGCAGTACCGCCGCTCCGTGACCGAAGGAGTCGAGCGGGTGGCCGCCAGAATCGCCACCACCGACCGACCGTTCACCGGTGTCACGGCCGACGCCCTCTCCCCCCGCATCGACGAGATCGACCTCGACCGGCCCCTGCACGACACGGCCGCGGTCCTCGACGAGCTGGAGGACGTCTACCTCCGCGACGCCGTCTACTTCCACCACCCCCGCTACCTCGCCCACCTCAACTGCCCGGTCGTCATACCGGCGCTGCTCGGCGAGGCGGTCCTGTCCGCCGTCAACTCCTCCCTGGACACCTGGGACCAGTCGGCCGGCGGCACCCTCATCGAGCGGAAACTGATCGACTGGACCTGCGCCCGGATCGGCCTCGGCCCGGCGGCCGACGGCGTGTTCACCTCCGGCGGCACCCAGTCCAACCTCCAGGCACTGCTGCTTGCCCGCGAGGAGGCGAAGGCCGAGACCTTCGCCGACCTGCGGATCTTCGCCTCCGAGGTCAGCCACTTCAGCGTGAGGAAGTCCGCGAAGCTGCTCGGCCTCGGCCCCGACGCCGTCGTGTCGATCCCGGTCGACCGCGACAAGCGGATGCAGACCGTCGCCCTCGCCCGCGAGCTGGAGCGCTGCAAGGAGAGCGGCCTGGTCCCCATGGCCGTCGTCGCCACCGCCGGAACCACCGACTTCGGCTCCATCGACCCGCTGCCCGGGATAGCCGGGCTGTGCGAGCAGCACGCCGTGTGGATGCACGTCGACGCGGCCTACGGCTGCGGACTGCTCGCCTCCCTGAAGCACCGGGACCGCATCACCGGCATCGAGCGGGCCGACTCGGTCACCGTGGACTACCACAAGTCCTTCTTCCAGCCGGTGAGTTCGTCGGCCGTGCTGGTCCGGGACGCGGCCACGCTGCGCCACGCCACCTACCACGCGGAGTACCTCAACCCGCGCCGCATGGTGCAGGAACGTATCCCCAACCAGGTGGACAAGTCGCTCCAGACAACCCGCCGCTTCGACGCGCTCAAGCTGTGGACGACGCTGCGCGTGATGGGCGCCGACGGCATCGGGCAGCTCTTCGACGAGGTGTGCG from Streptomyces sp. CB09001 includes the following:
- the desA gene encoding lysine decarboxylase DesA; translation: MRSHLLNDTTAEQYRRSVTEGVERVAARIATTDRPFTGVTADALSPRIDEIDLDRPLHDTAAVLDELEDVYLRDAVYFHHPRYLAHLNCPVVIPALLGEAVLSAVNSSLDTWDQSAGGTLIERKLIDWTCARIGLGPAADGVFTSGGTQSNLQALLLAREEAKAETFADLRIFASEVSHFSVRKSAKLLGLGPDAVVSIPVDRDKRMQTVALARELERCKESGLVPMAVVATAGTTDFGSIDPLPGIAGLCEQHAVWMHVDAAYGCGLLASLKHRDRITGIERADSVTVDYHKSFFQPVSSSAVLVRDAATLRHATYHAEYLNPRRMVQERIPNQVDKSLQTTRRFDALKLWTTLRVMGADGIGQLFDEVCDLAVEGWKLLAADPRFDVVVEPSLSTLVFRCVPAAVTDPAEIDRANLYARKALFASGDAVVAGTKVAGRHYLKFTLLNPETTAADIAAVLDLIAGHAEQYLGDSLDRAS